GTCAATCTATTtctaatgttaaaaatatattattatgtaaatatttatatatatattttttaaataaatcttacCTTTTCTCTTTTTGTAGTAAAGGTTCTTCCACCGTAGCCATGGTGAGAAATCTGTTTTGGGATTCTCTCACTGGTGACATATCCCGCTTCAAAAATCCCCCTTGGAAATCACAATCGGAATCCGAACTAGAACTGTCCTGCTGTGTACAATGatgctttttacttttattttcagaaaaaacgGTTAACTTTCCGTGTTGTTTGTCAATAATTTCTGGTTCTCCGGTACTtgacattttccaatattttgaagttttaattgaatttaattgatATTTGCAACAATTGCAATTATGTAGCTTGTGCGGTTTTGGTTCAACAAAAATTCCATGTGTGCAGTAAGATGTTtgataatttttacattttttaaaacactGCTTATATTTAGGTTTTCGCATGTGATGGCACTTTTGTACAGATCGTACATAGCGATCGTCTTCACAAGACAATGATGAATCAGTATCAGAAGTTGATTGTATCTTAGTTTtagaaatatgtaaactatGCTGTCGGCGCATCCATCCACCAACTTCTTTTTCAATACGTACAGAATCAAATGTGTTCATAACTTTTTCCAGAcctgttttctttaattttaactcATGTTCTTTTAATATGGGACGGgttgaatttaaaatatcttgaaTTTCCTCCGATTCCATTATAAAAGTCGTCTTTTCTTGCTCTGATGACTGATTCATTAGATTGTGATATTCGATATCCTCAAGAtcttccacttcctctgcttcaTCTGCGTCATCATTGGAGGAATCGTCGTCAAACTCTTTATCAAGTGAATTCACATCGTAAACTTCTCCATCGTCCCGTTCAGCTAAATTCTACAATAacaaaatcttatatattttgGTACAAGGTGGTAAATGATATTACGCACTTCTAAAAAACTACTCCACCAAGTGCAGCGTCGATACTCCAATTCTTCCagagcattttcattaaaaattaaacgacTCATTCTATGAATCAAAACAAATAGATTTTCCAAATAATAACTTTGTAATACTTCGTATAGGAAAGTACACTGTTTcggtattttttcaaattcataaaATGATGCGCGCTAATAGAGATGCCACCATTTGCAATTTTGTTGTGTTATACTGTTATAAACTATTTATTATACTTTGAATCACGGTAGAGGAGTACCATGCTTGGATTAATATTGCAATATTCTTATGGCTaggaaattaatataacttCAATTCAATCAAACAAAATATGACATCGAGTCCAACATATGTATTATTCGAGTTAAgttgtatgtatgcttttgtagGAGTTCGTTCACATTTGCTTACACTTTGCCAAACCAAATTGCGAAAAGCAACATAaactttgtttatttgcttatatCTTAAAATACGAAATTTCAAGCAAAGCAAGGACAGCTGTTTCTGAATCGTCTACAATTCTTGTTGGAAAATTGCTTTATTCGATTCGATTATAATAAATGGAAATATGTGAAACGAAGCGATAACCCGAACAAGAATGTGTTGCCATACTGTTTATCAAGAGaatgtttacttttttcttttttttatttggtaacGTTGGCAACTAGGTATATTTGGGTTAGTGTATACAGTCAGCTGATTAATGCAATTGAAACGTGCAATTCCCAAATACAATGCTTAGTAGCAAATAAGCTTTTGAAAATactatcaaaaataatttatagttaATGAcatcctgaaaatatattttaataagctGCACAAAGTCAtgtaaaattagaaatttaacTGTTCAGAACTGATATCAGTAAGGATTGTGTTTGATTTTGGTCTTGAACTATACATTTGTGGCTCGtcctatttatttacttaaagtaaaataaaatattaaaaatatatattttatttaataatgtgGCACTTACGACGTTTTTTCACGCAATTCGCTGAAGAAATCAGCGCACCTACCGATTTAATTAGTTGCTTGCAGCAAACGCCTCAGAAAATACATAACAGTTTTGGCGGTTATCGTAATCTCGATAGTTTAACATGGCTACACAATGCAGCCCCATGTTTTCCGCTTCGCGGTgaacaaattcaaataattcatGAGCCGCATCACTTCTATGAAACGCTAGTGCAACGTAGCGCGGCAGCTCGAGAGCGTATTGTACTAGCCAGTTTATATCTGGGTACAGGTCAATTGGAAAACGCTTTCGTACAAACATTACGTAGCAGCTTACAACAACAATCCTCACTGCATGTCAATGTACTATTGGACTTTACGCGCGGTACACGAGGGGAAGTCAACTCCAAAACGATGCTGTTGCCGCTTTTACGAGATTTTGGCGACCAGATgagattatcactttatcatacACCAGACTTACGTGGTATGACAAAAAGATTAGCTCCACCACGTTGGAATGAGCTACTCGGGCTGCAACACATGAAAGTTTATCTCTTCGATGACGCTGTTCTTATATCGGGAGCGAATTTGTCAAATGATTATTTCACGAATCGTCAAGATCGTTATATACTCATTGAAGATAAACCACTTGCAGATTTTTATGCACAGTTTATTGCTAGAGTGCAAGAATTTAGTTTGGCTGTCAATAAAAATGCACAGGAAGAATTGCATAAAGATGGAAAAATTCTACCATATGAAGGTGTAAAAGAAGAATTCATTATGCATGCAAAACAGCGTATATCTGATTTTATGAAGGATACCTACATTCAACAGCAGAAAATAGTGGAGGAACAGAAAGGTTTTGAAACATCTTTTATTATATAAGAACTTTGACgtaaaatcttttaattttattttaggtgCTGATACATGGATATTCCCGCTGGTTGAAATGGGTCAAATAGGTATTCACCACGACAGCCTTGTGACTAAGCAACTCCTATCATCGCCAATTGAAGGTTCCCGCCTGAAACTTGCCACcggttattttaatttaactcaGGAATACATGGATACCTTGGCTAGTAATTGTTTGGCTCAGTGCAGTATTCTAATGGCCCATCCTAATGTATGCCCAtcttataatttctatttatcaGTCGATTTTATGTATTGATACGGTTTATTTCTTCTTAAGGCAAACGGGTTTCAAGGTGCTAGTGGTCCCGCTGGTGGCATACCGGCGGCATATACATTAATAGCAAAGAAGTTTTATGAAAACCTTGTGCAGCTGAAGCAAAATCATCGTGTGAACTTCTTTGAGTATGAAAAAGATGGTTGGACCTATCACGCCAAAGGATTATggtaaaaactaaaatcatagaaatcaaaaagtttgtgtgtagaaataataaaaaaatattttaggtatTATCTGCCAGACACTTCATTTCCTAATGCTACACTGATTGGCTCTTCAAACTTTGGCGAACGTTCTGTGAATCGAGATCTTGAAACACAGGTGTGCCTCGTTACCACAAACGATGGATTGGCAGAACGTTTACAAGGCGAAGCAGACCGACTGTTTAGTTCTTCAAGTACTGCAGAGAATGAAATTACCTCAAGACCTGTACCTCATTGGGTACAAGCCGTAGTTAAAGTATTTAGAAATTTCTTTTAAGTGGTGTCTAATGTCTGTGACAGACATGTGGTAACAGGCAGAACTGAAACTGGGAACAACTTTAAGTTAAGGAGTGTGAATTTAAAAGCCACCCtcaaatttacaaaacaaaatatttctttgctaaattttatttttttggaagatTTGAGGATAAGTTAGTTTTATCTCCgatattatctatttttgtaCTATGTGTATAGTCTTTATTGGAGTTAGTTGCACAACAAACATGTtggatttagaaaattttttcgaaatattttaatatactacaatattt
The sequence above is drawn from the Bactrocera tryoni isolate S06 chromosome 1, CSIRO_BtryS06_freeze2, whole genome shotgun sequence genome and encodes:
- the LOC120766897 gene encoding CDP-diacylglycerol--glycerol-3-phosphate 3-phosphatidyltransferase, mitochondrial gives rise to the protein MWHLRRFFTQFAEEISAPTDLISCLQQTPQKIHNSFGGYRNLDSLTWLHNAAPCFPLRGEQIQIIHEPHHFYETLVQRSAAARERIVLASLYLGTGQLENAFVQTLRSSLQQQSSLHVNVLLDFTRGTRGEVNSKTMLLPLLRDFGDQMRLSLYHTPDLRGMTKRLAPPRWNELLGLQHMKVYLFDDAVLISGANLSNDYFTNRQDRYILIEDKPLADFYAQFIARVQEFSLAVNKNAQEELHKDGKILPYEGVKEEFIMHAKQRISDFMKDTYIQQQKIVEEQKGADTWIFPLVEMGQIGIHHDSLVTKQLLSSPIEGSRLKLATGYFNLTQEYMDTLASNCLAQCSILMAHPNANGFQGASGPAGGIPAAYTLIAKKFYENLVQLKQNHRVNFFEYEKDGWTYHAKGLWYYLPDTSFPNATLIGSSNFGERSVNRDLETQVCLVTTNDGLAERLQGEADRLFSSSSTAENEITSRPVPHWVQAVVKVFRNFF